The following coding sequences are from one Oryzisolibacter sp. LB2S window:
- the typA gene encoding translational GTPase TypA, which produces MSKQIRNIAIIAHVDHGKTTMVDQLLRQSGTFAAHEKVVDTVMDSNAIERERGITILAKNCAVSWQGTHINILDTPGHADFGGEVERALSMVDGVVLLIDAQEGPMPQTRFVTKKALALGLKPIVVVNKVDKPGARPDYVVNAAFDLFDKLGATDEQLDFPVVYASGINGWSSLEQGAPGEQWGPDMSALFNTILQHVPSVKGDAAAPVQMQVSALDYSTFVGRIGVGRITQGTLKAGQDVLVMAGPDGASYKGRINQIHQFQGLDRVQVSEAGPSEIVLINGIENIGIGETVTDPANPQPLPMLKIDEPTLTMNFCVNTSPLAGREGKFVTSRQIWDRLQKELRSNVALRVKETDEDGVFEVSGRGELHLTILLEEMRREGYELAVSKPRVVFKDIDGERCEPIELVTADIEEGHQGGVMQALGERKGELVNMEPDGRGRVRLEYRIPARGLIGFTNEFLNLTRGSGLISNIFDSYEPHKGEIGGRKNGVLISMDDGEIFTYALGKLDDRGRMFVKAGDPVYEGMIVGVHSRDNDLVVNATRTKQLTNFRVSGKEDAIKITPPIDLTLEYGVEFIEDDELVEITPKSIRLRKRHLKEHERKRASREGA; this is translated from the coding sequence ATGAGCAAACAAATCCGCAATATCGCCATCATTGCCCACGTCGACCATGGCAAGACCACCATGGTGGACCAGCTGCTGCGCCAGTCCGGCACCTTTGCCGCACACGAGAAGGTCGTGGACACGGTGATGGACAGCAACGCCATCGAACGTGAGCGTGGCATCACCATCCTGGCCAAGAACTGCGCCGTGTCCTGGCAGGGCACGCACATCAACATCCTCGACACGCCCGGCCACGCGGACTTCGGCGGCGAGGTCGAGCGCGCCCTGTCCATGGTGGACGGCGTGGTGCTGCTCATCGACGCGCAGGAAGGCCCCATGCCGCAGACGCGCTTCGTGACCAAGAAGGCGCTGGCCCTGGGTTTGAAGCCCATCGTCGTCGTCAACAAGGTGGACAAGCCCGGCGCGCGCCCCGACTACGTGGTCAACGCCGCGTTCGACCTGTTCGACAAGCTGGGCGCGACCGACGAGCAGCTCGACTTTCCCGTGGTCTATGCCTCGGGCATCAACGGCTGGAGCTCCCTCGAGCAGGGCGCGCCGGGCGAGCAATGGGGCCCGGACATGTCGGCCCTGTTCAACACCATCCTGCAGCATGTGCCCTCGGTCAAGGGCGACGCGGCCGCGCCCGTGCAGATGCAGGTGTCGGCGCTGGACTATTCCACCTTCGTCGGCCGTATCGGCGTGGGCCGCATCACCCAGGGCACGCTCAAGGCCGGCCAGGACGTGCTGGTCATGGCCGGGCCCGATGGCGCGAGCTACAAGGGCCGCATCAACCAGATCCACCAGTTCCAGGGCCTGGACCGCGTGCAGGTGAGCGAGGCCGGCCCGAGCGAGATCGTGCTCATCAACGGCATCGAGAACATCGGCATTGGCGAGACGGTGACCGACCCGGCCAACCCCCAGCCCCTGCCCATGCTCAAGATCGACGAGCCGACGCTGACCATGAACTTCTGCGTCAACACCAGCCCGCTGGCCGGCCGTGAGGGCAAGTTCGTCACCAGCCGCCAGATCTGGGATCGGCTGCAGAAGGAGCTGCGCTCCAACGTCGCGCTGCGCGTCAAGGAAACCGACGAGGACGGCGTGTTCGAGGTCTCGGGCCGCGGTGAACTGCACCTGACCATCCTGCTCGAGGAAATGCGCCGCGAGGGCTACGAGCTGGCCGTCTCCAAGCCGCGCGTGGTGTTCAAGGACATCGACGGCGAGCGCTGCGAGCCCATCGAGCTGGTCACGGCCGACATCGAGGAAGGCCACCAGGGCGGCGTGATGCAGGCGCTGGGCGAGCGCAAGGGCGAACTCGTGAACATGGAGCCCGATGGCCGTGGCCGCGTGCGCCTCGAATACCGCATCCCGGCGCGTGGCCTGATCGGCTTTACCAACGAGTTCCTGAACCTGACGCGTGGCTCGGGCCTGATCAGCAACATCTTCGACAGCTACGAGCCGCACAAGGGCGAGATCGGCGGGCGCAAGAACGGCGTGCTCATCAGCATGGACGACGGCGAGATCTTCACCTACGCGCTGGGCAAGCTCGATGACCGCGGCCGCATGTTCGTCAAGGCGGGCGATCCGGTGTACGAGGGCATGATCGTGGGCGTGCACAGCCGCGACAACGACCTCGTGGTCAACGCCACGCGCACCAAGCAGCTGACCAACTTCCGCGTCTCGGGCAAGGAAGACGCGATCAAGATCACCCCGCCGATCGACCTGACGCTGGAGTACGGCGTGGAGTTCATCGAGGACGATGAGCTCGTCGAGATCACGCCCAAGAGCATCCGCCTGCGCAAGCGCCACCTCAAGGAGCACGAGCGCAAGCGCGCCAGCCGCGAGGGCGCGTGA
- a CDS encoding class I SAM-dependent methyltransferase: MPTPLNWHGAAGARKDHARQAPPHHAPQGQAPGAPAGRMWASTSDMERPPLSLDAVPSTLVIPLAARAAGGSFFPSLACSDADAARLLRSLGVDVDAYLADRPTVLNVLWRTRHIQRAGQAFFARHPKAWGINLGCGLSNYFQWLDNGQNHWVDADLPEVIALRLALDPPCSRRLRSVALDLTHADWWQALQLPPEAMEHPLFVVCEGVLMYLQPAQAQQVLADFASHAPAGSRLLIDTLHQCAVGRARWHSSVGRTGAEFRWGIQHPDELCSSHPRLRLAHLHSVSECYGWWGRTSDALWRPWLGAPLYGLAELAV; the protein is encoded by the coding sequence ATGCCCACCCCTTTGAACTGGCATGGCGCAGCGGGCGCCAGGAAGGATCATGCCCGGCAAGCGCCCCCCCATCACGCGCCGCAGGGGCAGGCCCCTGGCGCGCCGGCCGGTCGCATGTGGGCATCGACCAGCGACATGGAGCGCCCTCCCCTGTCGCTCGATGCCGTCCCCAGCACCCTGGTCATTCCCCTGGCCGCACGGGCCGCGGGCGGCAGCTTCTTCCCGAGCCTGGCCTGCAGCGATGCAGACGCCGCGCGCCTGCTGCGCAGCCTGGGAGTGGATGTCGACGCCTACCTGGCCGACCGCCCCACCGTCCTCAACGTCCTGTGGCGCACCCGGCATATCCAGCGCGCGGGCCAGGCCTTCTTCGCACGCCACCCCAAGGCCTGGGGCATCAACCTGGGCTGCGGACTGTCGAACTACTTTCAATGGCTGGACAACGGCCAGAACCACTGGGTGGACGCCGATCTGCCCGAGGTCATTGCGCTGCGCCTGGCACTCGACCCGCCCTGCTCACGGCGGCTGCGCAGCGTCGCGCTCGACCTCACGCATGCCGACTGGTGGCAGGCCCTGCAACTGCCGCCCGAGGCCATGGAACACCCGCTGTTCGTGGTCTGCGAAGGAGTGCTCATGTACCTGCAGCCAGCGCAGGCCCAGCAGGTGCTGGCAGACTTTGCCAGCCATGCGCCCGCGGGCTCGCGCCTGCTGATCGACACCTTGCACCAATGTGCCGTGGGGCGCGCGCGCTGGCACAGCAGCGTGGGCCGCACGGGGGCCGAGTTCCGCTGGGGCATTCAGCACCCTGACGAGCTGTGCAGCAGTCACCCGCGGCTGCGCCTTGCGCACCTGCACAGCGTGAGCGAATGCTATGGCTGGTGGGGCCGCACCTCTGACGCGCTGTGGCGGCCCTGGCTGGGCGCGCCGCTGTACGGGCTGGCCGAGCTGGCCGTGTGA